The proteins below come from a single Fastidiosipila sanguinis genomic window:
- a CDS encoding NUDIX hydrolase has product MALTTVTYIRNQNKILMLHRVKELNDFNEGKWLGVGGHLELGETPHEAALREIKEETGISIDEIILQGIVTFVYPNKETDYIFVYRADTETTETIITSEGVLQWIPVDEIMNLNLWEGDLLFLPYVLDQSDKIFSVKVIYDENGNLENYRFD; this is encoded by the coding sequence ATGGCTTTAACAACTGTTACTTATATACGAAATCAAAACAAGATCTTAATGCTACATAGAGTTAAAGAGTTAAATGATTTTAACGAAGGTAAGTGGCTAGGTGTAGGCGGTCATTTAGAACTTGGTGAAACTCCGCATGAAGCGGCACTTCGTGAAATCAAAGAAGAGACTGGTATTTCTATTGATGAAATAATTTTGCAAGGTATAGTTACTTTTGTTTACCCAAATAAAGAAACTGATTATATCTTTGTATATAGAGCAGATACAGAAACAACTGAAACAATTATTACATCTGAGGGTGTTTTGCAATGGATACCAGTAGATGAAATCATGAATTTAAATCTATGGGAGGGTGATTTACTTTTCCTCCCATATGTACTAGACCAATCTGATAAAATATTCAGCGTTAAAGTAATCTATGATGAAAATGGTAATTTAGAAAATTATAGATTCGATTAA
- a CDS encoding ECF transporter S component: protein MLERDLRKQKLEKLTLFSVLTAIQLLLFFTPLGFLPIGALSLTTLHLPVIIVSVILGPVYGLASGFIFGLLSFLRNTFAPGLTSFVFSPFISYGIIRGNFWSLVICFVPRMLLGLIPAALLKLFNLRNKRRYSKSWKAAIVAFSATFAHTFLVLSGIFLFFGDAYASVLNKTKDAIFVLLGTTIFTNGVLEAFLAAFVLFAFTKIYYEYLRKEDNYG, encoded by the coding sequence ATGTTAGAAAGAGATTTAAGAAAGCAAAAGCTAGAGAAGTTAACTTTATTTTCAGTTTTAACAGCTATTCAATTGCTTTTATTTTTTACACCATTAGGATTTTTACCTATTGGAGCATTATCATTAACAACATTACATTTGCCAGTAATTATAGTAAGCGTTATTTTGGGTCCAGTTTATGGTCTGGCATCAGGCTTTATATTTGGACTTTTAAGCTTTTTGAGAAACACATTCGCTCCAGGTTTAACTAGTTTCGTATTTTCACCTTTTATTAGTTATGGAATTATACGTGGAAATTTTTGGAGCTTAGTAATTTGTTTTGTGCCAAGAATGCTTTTAGGTTTAATCCCGGCAGCATTATTAAAACTATTTAATTTGCGCAATAAAAGAAGATATTCTAAGTCATGGAAAGCTGCTATAGTTGCTTTTTCGGCAACTTTTGCACATACATTTCTAGTATTATCAGGAATTTTTCTTTTCTTTGGTGATGCCTATGCAAGTGTACTGAATAAGACAAAAGATGCTATATTTGTACTTCTAGGTACAACTATTTTTACAAATGGAGTTCTTGAGGCATTCTTAGCCGCATTTGTTCTATTTGCATTTACCAAGATTTATTACGAATATTTAAGAAAGGAAGATAATTATGGCTAA
- the coaBC gene encoding bifunctional phosphopantothenoylcysteine decarboxylase/phosphopantothenate--cysteine ligase CoaBC, protein MANILLGISGGIAIFKVAQLVSNLSKKHQVKVIMTDNALKFMSTEVFEALTKNKVYTDVFSPYIEDEEYKISHIELAKWADVFVLAPATGNLIGKMASGIADDLLSTCLLASRSPILLCPAMNTYMLNNPATRENLEKLIQREVNVMETESGDLACGDFGNGKLASPESIETEIERILNDNKEIKQDLAGMKILISAGPTVEAIDPVRFISNNSSGKMGYAMAKVAKSRGADVTLVSGPVNLETPGGINVLKVKSAEDMFQAIQRNLSSADTLIMTAAVSDYRVKNFSESKIKKNDESLILELEKNPDILAWAGEHAEAGTVLCGFAMETENLIENAKDKLEKKGLDLIVANSLNEQGAGFGTDTNIVTLIAKDSLEQLEIMSKAKVSDKVLDKVLSIFKNKKGE, encoded by the coding sequence ATGGCTAATATTTTACTTGGGATTTCAGGTGGAATCGCTATTTTTAAAGTGGCACAACTCGTAAGTAATTTAAGTAAAAAACATCAAGTTAAGGTAATTATGACTGACAATGCTCTTAAGTTTATGAGTACAGAGGTTTTTGAAGCCTTGACAAAGAATAAAGTTTATACAGATGTTTTCTCACCTTATATTGAAGATGAAGAATATAAAATATCCCACATAGAACTTGCTAAGTGGGCAGATGTTTTTGTTTTAGCGCCTGCCACAGGGAATCTTATTGGAAAAATGGCAAGTGGTATTGCAGATGATCTGCTTTCTACATGCTTATTAGCAAGTAGAAGTCCAATACTATTATGTCCAGCAATGAATACTTATATGTTAAATAATCCAGCAACAAGAGAGAACTTGGAAAAGTTGATTCAAAGAGAAGTTAATGTTATGGAAACAGAGAGTGGAGACCTTGCCTGTGGAGATTTTGGTAATGGGAAACTTGCAAGTCCTGAATCCATAGAAACTGAAATTGAAAGAATATTAAATGATAATAAAGAGATAAAGCAAGATTTAGCTGGAATGAAAATTTTAATAAGCGCTGGGCCGACAGTTGAAGCAATAGATCCAGTTAGATTTATAAGTAATAACTCAAGTGGGAAAATGGGCTATGCAATGGCAAAAGTAGCCAAGAGTAGAGGAGCAGATGTAACTTTAGTTTCTGGACCAGTAAACTTGGAAACTCCGGGAGGAATTAATGTTCTTAAAGTAAAAAGCGCTGAAGATATGTTCCAAGCTATCCAACGTAATTTATCAAGCGCAGATACTCTTATTATGACAGCTGCTGTAAGTGATTATAGAGTCAAGAATTTTAGTGAGAGCAAGATTAAGAAAAATGATGAAAGCCTTATCCTTGAACTTGAGAAAAATCCAGATATTTTAGCATGGGCAGGTGAGCATGCAGAAGCTGGAACTGTTCTCTGTGGTTTCGCAATGGAGACTGAAAATTTAATCGAAAATGCAAAAGATAAGTTAGAGAAGAAAGGTCTAGATCTAATAGTTGCAAACTCTTTAAATGAACAAGGTGCTGGATTTGGAACCGATACTAATATAGTAACTCTGATAGCTAAAGATTCTTTAGAACAACTAGAGATCATGAGTAAAGCTAAAGTTTCTGACAAAGTTTTAGACAAAGTCCTGAGTATATTCAAGAATAAAAAGGGTGAGTAA
- a CDS encoding type III pantothenate kinase: MLLAIDVGNTNIFLGIYKGEEVLDTFRLNSKNDRTADELGLLILDLLRSCSVDASEIKGAVLSSVVPHLTENLKMTLEKFFAITPVIIGPGVKTGINIATDNPKEVGADRLVNVAAAHMKYKKDCIIIDFGTATTFDYVDRDGNFKYTIIMPGLKLAADALFTGTAKLPDVELVIPDSILASNTVEGMQVGIMHGYLGAVKHIVEEQIKTLKIDPLVIATGGISDKFVEKLDIIDLYDPNLTLEGMKYIYKKTLGIKGDLD; the protein is encoded by the coding sequence ATGTTATTAGCTATTGATGTTGGAAATACTAATATTTTCTTAGGTATTTATAAAGGTGAAGAGGTTCTGGATACATTTAGACTGAATAGTAAAAATGATAGAACTGCTGATGAGCTAGGATTACTTATCTTGGACCTATTGAGGTCATGCTCAGTGGATGCTAGTGAAATAAAAGGTGCAGTGTTAAGTAGTGTTGTTCCTCATCTTACAGAAAACCTAAAAATGACTTTGGAGAAATTCTTCGCTATAACTCCTGTCATTATAGGACCAGGGGTTAAAACAGGAATTAATATAGCAACAGACAATCCTAAGGAGGTTGGTGCAGATAGACTAGTAAATGTAGCTGCTGCTCACATGAAGTACAAAAAAGATTGTATTATTATTGATTTTGGTACTGCAACAACTTTTGACTATGTTGATAGAGACGGTAATTTTAAATATACAATAATTATGCCAGGTCTTAAATTAGCTGCTGATGCTCTATTTACAGGAACAGCTAAGTTACCAGATGTAGAGTTAGTAATTCCAGATTCGATTTTGGCATCTAATACAGTTGAAGGCATGCAAGTCGGTATTATGCATGGTTATCTTGGAGCAGTTAAGCATATAGTAGAGGAGCAAATTAAGACACTTAAGATTGATCCTCTAGTCATAGCTACTGGTGGAATATCAGATAAATTTGTAGAGAAGCTCGACATAATTGATTTGTATGATCCTAATTTAACCTTAGAAGGTATGAAATATATTTATAAGAAAACTTTAGGAATAAAAGGCGATCTAGATTAA
- a CDS encoding SH3 domain-containing protein has protein sequence MKTNTINKTKALFLTILMLMSILIISIKVNAADGTASLSADQVAPNQTVTLTLTISGADFASAGISIAGVENATLVSGPNSNVYQQGSSFNITTDLANNSSTSHTYVVNFSYSSEGAKPINISYDLISADLNRTVLNRAFTVNVVAPAPTPTPVPTPAPTPKPTTKATTRATTKSTTQTKPTTKSTSTKSQDSNDKNYRDINKKMILTSDLDIRSDASLSSTYLGSYDKGTVVDVIGITDNGWYVINYNGKTAYLAGSYLEDYSAPSSTKADEEESNSEETTTTSKNDDASKTSTTNKDDKADKTKKTEKSNTEKTSTDKDSPALINNNDSYMNAGNSNKSLFAKLDPTMLVIFGLLLLLIILLIVYYILKRRILADEEQEEFEELPGDNNEAIYANKSSDIEVSRVDDSESSEK, from the coding sequence ATGAAAACAAATACAATAAACAAAACAAAAGCGCTTTTTCTAACTATATTAATGTTAATGTCTATTTTAATCATTAGTATTAAAGTTAATGCAGCAGATGGAACAGCTAGCCTCAGCGCTGATCAAGTAGCGCCTAACCAGACTGTAACCTTAACTTTGACTATTTCAGGAGCCGATTTTGCCAGCGCTGGAATAAGCATTGCTGGTGTTGAAAATGCAACATTAGTTTCTGGTCCTAATTCTAATGTATATCAACAAGGCAGTTCTTTTAATATTACTACTGATTTAGCAAATAATTCTTCAACTTCACATACTTATGTTGTAAACTTCAGCTATTCTTCAGAAGGTGCTAAACCTATTAATATATCTTATGACTTAATTAGTGCTGACCTAAACAGGACTGTTTTAAACAGAGCCTTTACAGTCAACGTAGTCGCTCCTGCACCAACACCAACTCCAGTACCTACCCCAGCGCCAACACCTAAACCAACTACTAAAGCTACTACTAGAGCTACTACTAAGAGTACAACTCAAACAAAACCAACTACCAAATCAACTAGTACTAAGTCACAAGATAGCAACGATAAAAACTACAGAGACATTAACAAAAAAATGATCTTAACTTCAGATTTAGATATCCGTTCAGATGCAAGTCTATCAAGTACATACCTAGGTTCCTATGATAAAGGTACCGTAGTTGATGTAATCGGCATAACAGATAATGGCTGGTATGTAATCAACTACAACGGCAAAACTGCCTACTTAGCTGGATCATATTTGGAAGATTATAGTGCTCCAAGTAGCACTAAAGCTGACGAGGAAGAGTCTAATTCTGAGGAAACAACTACAACATCTAAAAATGATGATGCATCAAAAACAAGCACTACAAACAAGGATGATAAAGCAGATAAAACTAAAAAGACTGAAAAATCTAACACCGAAAAAACTAGCACAGATAAAGACAGTCCTGCTCTAATAAATAACAATGATTCATATATGAATGCTGGAAATAGCAACAAGTCATTGTTTGCTAAATTAGATCCAACAATGTTAGTTATCTTTGGTTTATTACTATTGCTTATTATTCTCTTAATTGTTTATTACATTTTAAAAAGAAGAATTCTAGCTGATGAAGAACAAGAAGAATTTGAAGAACTACCAGGAGATAATAACGAGGCAATTTATGCAAACAAATCCTCTGATATAGAAGTTTCTAGAGTAGATGATTCTGAAAGTTCTGAAAAATAG
- a CDS encoding SH3 domain-containing protein, protein MNNLGENHNNTTGEKSTVKYLALFLAIVLTFLSLPSLTVHAENYANKGDEITVVATYRVRSGPGTNYATTGYLESGDKVTVLEVTNGGQYSLSSYTGNVWYKVTFLGGTAYLCHDTYHKITSKSTPSPETPIPTPVPTDPSNPGTAPGNSAYTDAEWEKVLNSFPPSYHKSLNALHNKYPSWQFEPEYHDFSLEYAVNQQKSYAGRNLVPGYYGDYRDYNYSRMYDAGGWYAASWDTIAFVMDPRNWLTEKYVFMFEKLGEVDYVPAERRLEIMFAGNQDLLNMIPAIIQASKDHRVNPIFVGTRILTEVRVGNTISSSAKGTLRATPEIIKALGDPSFNPDLSKPYYNVFNIGAYDGSNPQLNGILYAMGYNVSPERREALMIPWDSQYKAIYGGLTFILSSYINAKQNNNYYFKFNMRWPKSQIPSRIGHQYMTSVVAPVTEAQVQYQTYAKSGTLSEPSVFLIPVYQDMTNTAYADPGNRYYDSVPVLQSSAPNNGTNLSEFELTKAKPYANAGDKMLLKSAFWLRSYPAAADDNGIEVINPGNSIEILERVAGTYTEGYTNQWYRIRYGKKEGYIIAYPPTQEITSRSNQPSPTPTPTPKPTPAPTPKPTAAPTPKPTAKPTPTPTTSGSYMLGDVDNDNQITMMDFTLINYHILGRRKLSPEEFVRADIDKDGKITMMDFTLINYHILGRRKIKQS, encoded by the coding sequence ATGAATAATCTAGGAGAAAACCATAATAATACTACTGGGGAAAAATCAACCGTCAAGTATTTAGCTTTGTTTTTGGCTATTGTTTTGACATTTCTATCATTACCTTCATTAACTGTACATGCAGAGAATTATGCAAATAAAGGCGATGAAATAACTGTTGTTGCTACCTATAGGGTACGTTCAGGTCCTGGAACAAATTATGCCACCACAGGATACTTAGAATCTGGTGACAAAGTAACTGTTTTGGAAGTAACAAATGGTGGACAATATTCACTTTCATCATATACTGGAAATGTTTGGTATAAAGTTACTTTCTTGGGTGGTACTGCTTATCTTTGTCATGATACTTATCATAAGATCACATCTAAATCAACACCAAGCCCTGAAACGCCTATCCCAACACCTGTACCGACAGATCCATCAAATCCTGGAACTGCCCCAGGTAATTCTGCATATACTGATGCAGAATGGGAGAAGGTTCTTAACTCATTCCCACCTTCATACCACAAATCTTTGAATGCTTTGCACAATAAATATCCTTCATGGCAATTTGAGCCTGAGTACCATGATTTCAGTCTAGAGTATGCTGTGAATCAACAAAAATCATATGCAGGTAGAAACTTAGTCCCTGGATATTACGGAGATTATAGAGATTATAACTACAGCAGAATGTATGATGCTGGTGGTTGGTACGCAGCAAGCTGGGATACCATTGCTTTTGTCATGGATCCAAGAAACTGGCTTACAGAAAAATATGTATTTATGTTTGAAAAACTCGGTGAAGTTGATTATGTTCCTGCCGAAAGAAGACTAGAGATTATGTTTGCAGGAAACCAAGATCTTCTCAACATGATCCCAGCAATTATTCAAGCATCTAAAGATCACAGGGTTAACCCAATTTTTGTAGGTACCAGAATTTTAACGGAAGTTAGGGTTGGAAATACTATTAGCTCTTCAGCTAAAGGGACACTAAGAGCTACTCCTGAAATTATTAAAGCACTTGGAGATCCTAGCTTTAATCCAGATCTAAGTAAACCTTACTATAACGTATTTAACATTGGTGCTTATGATGGCTCCAATCCTCAGTTAAACGGTATTCTTTATGCTATGGGATATAACGTAAGTCCAGAGAGACGTGAAGCTCTCATGATTCCTTGGGATAGTCAATACAAAGCTATCTATGGTGGACTAACATTTATTTTAAGCTCTTATATTAACGCAAAACAAAATAACAACTACTACTTCAAATTCAATATGCGCTGGCCAAAGAGTCAAATTCCTTCAAGAATTGGTCATCAATATATGACAAGTGTAGTAGCACCTGTTACCGAGGCACAGGTTCAATATCAAACATATGCCAAATCAGGAACATTAAGCGAACCATCTGTGTTCCTAATTCCTGTATATCAAGATATGACAAATACTGCATATGCTGACCCTGGTAATAGATACTATGACTCTGTTCCAGTATTGCAAAGCTCAGCTCCAAATAATGGAACTAACTTATCTGAATTTGAATTAACAAAAGCTAAACCATATGCAAATGCTGGAGATAAAATGCTCCTTAAATCTGCATTCTGGTTAAGAAGTTATCCGGCAGCAGCAGATGATAATGGAATTGAAGTAATCAATCCAGGCAATAGTATCGAAATATTAGAACGTGTAGCAGGTACATATACAGAAGGCTACACTAATCAATGGTATAGAATACGTTACGGAAAAAAGGAAGGCTATATTATTGCTTATCCTCCTACACAAGAAATTACAAGCCGTAGCAATCAGCCTTCTCCAACCCCTACCCCTACTCCTAAACCAACACCTGCTCCTACACCTAAGCCAACAGCTGCCCCTACACCTAAACCAACAGCTAAACCTACGCCAACACCTACAACATCTGGTAGTTATATGTTAGGAGATGTGGACAACGATAATCAAATTACAATGATGGACTTCACTCTCATTAATTATCATATATTAGGAAGACGTAAACTTTCTCCGGAAGAATTTGTTCGTGCTGATATTGATAAAGATGGAAAAATTACAATGATGGATTTTACCCTCATTAACTATCATATTTTAGGAAGAAGAAAGATAAAACAATCTTAG
- the rpiB gene encoding ribose 5-phosphate isomerase B, which produces MNIKSMAIGSDHSGVALKAFISEELEKLGIKVLDCGTNSEASVDYPDIAKATCAKVIDGEADSGILICGTGIGICISANKLKGVRAAQVSDEYSAKMARKHNDANVICLGARTIGPDLAWDIVKAYLQEDYEGGRHNRRLDKIRELEEN; this is translated from the coding sequence ATGAACATTAAATCTATGGCTATAGGATCTGATCACAGTGGAGTAGCTTTGAAAGCTTTTATCAGCGAAGAATTAGAAAAACTAGGTATTAAAGTCTTGGATTGTGGTACAAACTCTGAAGCATCAGTAGACTATCCAGATATTGCTAAGGCTACTTGCGCGAAAGTAATTGATGGAGAGGCAGATTCTGGAATTTTAATTTGTGGTACAGGTATAGGAATTTGCATTTCAGCTAATAAGTTAAAAGGTGTTAGAGCAGCTCAAGTTTCTGATGAATATTCTGCAAAAATGGCCAGAAAACATAACGATGCTAATGTGATATGTCTTGGTGCTCGTACAATTGGCCCTGATTTAGCTTGGGATATTGTAAAAGCTTACTTGCAAGAGGATTATGAAGGCGGTCGTCACAATCGTCGATTAGATAAAATTAGAGAGCTGGAGGAAAATTAA